A genomic stretch from Chloroflexota bacterium includes:
- a CDS encoding metal-sensitive transcriptional regulator produces the protein MTSETGHDHFRHAYTKDRGELLNRLRRIEGQVRGIARLVEDEAYCLDILQQVEAMTAAADSVALLLLEDHIDGCLTHAIKTGQGEPYVDEVMTVVRRALGRRSARPKGPRA, from the coding sequence ATGACCAGCGAGACCGGCCACGACCATTTCCGTCACGCCTATACCAAGGACCGCGGGGAGTTGCTGAACCGGCTGCGGCGGATCGAGGGCCAGGTCCGGGGCATCGCTCGGCTGGTGGAGGACGAGGCGTACTGCCTGGACATCCTCCAGCAGGTCGAGGCCATGACGGCGGCCGCCGACTCCGTGGCGCTCCTGCTCCTCGAGGATCACATCGACGGCTGCCTGACCCATGCCATCAAGACCGGTCAGGGCGAGCCATACGTGGACGAGGTGATGACGGTGGTGCGGCGCGCCCTGGGCAGGCGATCAGCACGCCCGAAGGGGCCGCGGGCCTGA
- a CDS encoding tetratricopeptide repeat protein, producing MTLDETETINRQRRHLTDVAIGQATRGEWEGAVSSNQQILELGGDTDAYNRLGKALAELGRHAEALDAYQGALARDATNRIAERNVGRLRVIAGGGDASAVGDGKQEKALASHFIEEMGKTGHARLINLIPAKQLASLSAGDAVELALEGALLVARVGEVEVGQVEPRIGARLAKLMKAGNRYEAAITTVDRDEVRVIIHEAFADPANFGKVSFPGSATGRPGDVRPYIKGTALRYDDEEESEEVEEETEEVEELDTSLPEFSAEPDVEEELLEEP from the coding sequence ATGACGCTCGACGAGACGGAGACCATCAACCGCCAGCGCAGGCATCTCACCGATGTCGCCATCGGGCAGGCGACGCGCGGGGAATGGGAGGGGGCGGTCTCCAGCAACCAGCAGATCCTTGAGCTGGGTGGCGACACCGACGCGTACAACCGGCTGGGAAAGGCGCTCGCCGAGCTGGGGCGTCACGCGGAGGCGCTGGACGCATACCAGGGAGCCCTGGCGCGCGATGCCACCAACCGCATCGCCGAGCGGAACGTGGGCCGGCTGCGGGTCATCGCCGGCGGCGGCGACGCGTCGGCGGTGGGGGATGGAAAGCAGGAGAAGGCATTGGCCTCGCACTTCATCGAGGAGATGGGGAAGACCGGCCACGCTCGCCTCATCAACCTGATCCCAGCCAAGCAGCTCGCCTCACTCTCGGCCGGCGACGCGGTCGAGCTGGCGCTGGAGGGGGCCCTGCTGGTTGCGCGCGTCGGCGAGGTGGAGGTGGGCCAGGTCGAGCCTCGCATCGGCGCACGGCTCGCCAAGCTCATGAAGGCCGGCAACCGCTACGAGGCAGCCATCACCACCGTCGATCGTGACGAGGTGCGGGTGATCATCCACGAGGCGTTCGCCGATCCGGCCAACTTCGGCAAGGTCAGCTTTCCCGGTAGCGCGACCGGACGGCCGGGTGACGTCCGACCGTACATCAAGGGCACGGCGCTCCGCTACGATGACGAGGAGGAGTCCGAGGAGGTGGAGGAGGAGACGGAGGAGGTCGAGGAGCTCGACACCAGCCTTCCGGAATTCTCCGCCGAACCCGACGTCGAGGAAGAGCTGCTCGAAGAACCGTAG
- the polX gene encoding DNA polymerase/3'-5' exonuclease PolX, which yields MPRPRAISRTDPTLISNADMARVFNEIADMLEISGELVYKAVAYRRVADAVERWPDDVAHLFQADDPPKIPGAGPALSTKLAELATTGQLAYYDRMRAQVPSGLLEILKIPGVGPRTVKQLHDELGIDSVEALRAAAEAGTLRSLKGLSARTEENILAAMARLASRGTRLLLHDADALMSGLVDQLREVRGVRAIEPAGSLRRRKATIGDLDLLAATDDPARLIRALDSLTTVEHVLSAGTDKSSIVLAEGPQVDLMVCPPAAWGSHLVHFTGSKEHNVALRGMALERGLSLSEKGFKVVESGELQPIATEEEVYERLGLLLIPPELREDSGEIQAALADRLPDLVNMTDLRGDTHVHSDWTDGVDSIEVMARAARDLGRAWIVLTDHSPSLGITRGLTVERVTEQREEISRLNGELAPFRILHGTEMEIRADATLDYPDDLLARFDVVVASVHTARGQSTEQLTRRTLAAIDNPNVDVIAHPTGRIVNRRDPIALDWPRVFEAAARTGTALELNGSPRLDLDDALARAAGQAGVRLTLASDAHRTEELDQLRYAVSVARRAWLTPAQVVGTRTADELLELVG from the coding sequence ATGCCTCGGCCCCGCGCGATCTCACGCACTGACCCCACCCTCATCAGCAACGCGGACATGGCGCGGGTATTCAACGAGATCGCCGACATGCTGGAGATCTCGGGCGAGCTGGTCTACAAGGCGGTCGCGTATCGACGTGTCGCAGATGCGGTTGAGCGCTGGCCCGATGACGTCGCTCATCTCTTCCAGGCCGATGATCCCCCCAAGATCCCAGGAGCCGGCCCGGCACTGAGCACCAAGCTGGCGGAGCTGGCAACCACCGGACAGCTGGCGTATTACGACCGCATGCGTGCCCAGGTTCCCAGCGGGCTGCTGGAGATCCTGAAGATCCCCGGGGTCGGGCCGCGAACCGTGAAGCAACTCCACGACGAGCTGGGGATCGATTCCGTCGAGGCGCTGCGGGCTGCCGCGGAGGCGGGGACGCTTCGCAGCCTGAAAGGGCTCTCGGCCCGGACCGAGGAGAACATCCTCGCCGCCATGGCCCGCCTGGCCTCGCGGGGTACCCGCCTGCTCCTGCACGACGCCGATGCGCTGATGTCCGGCCTGGTCGATCAGCTGCGGGAGGTCCGCGGCGTGCGCGCCATCGAGCCGGCGGGATCGCTGCGGCGCCGAAAGGCGACGATCGGGGATCTCGACTTGCTTGCTGCGACCGATGATCCCGCACGCCTGATCCGTGCCCTCGACAGCCTGACGACCGTGGAACACGTGCTCAGCGCGGGCACGGACAAGTCGAGCATCGTGCTGGCCGAGGGGCCGCAGGTCGACCTGATGGTCTGTCCGCCGGCCGCCTGGGGCAGCCACCTGGTCCACTTCACCGGCAGCAAGGAGCACAACGTCGCCCTGCGTGGCATGGCGCTCGAGCGCGGCCTGTCGCTCTCCGAGAAGGGCTTCAAGGTCGTCGAGAGCGGTGAGCTGCAACCGATTGCCACCGAGGAAGAGGTCTACGAGCGGCTCGGCCTGCTGTTGATCCCGCCCGAGCTGCGCGAGGACAGCGGCGAGATCCAGGCCGCGCTGGCCGACCGCCTGCCCGACCTCGTCAACATGACCGATCTACGCGGCGACACCCACGTGCACTCGGACTGGACCGATGGGGTCGATTCGATCGAGGTGATGGCTCGCGCGGCGCGCGACCTCGGCCGCGCCTGGATCGTCCTGACCGATCACTCACCGTCGCTCGGCATCACGCGTGGCCTGACCGTCGAGCGAGTGACCGAGCAGCGCGAGGAGATCAGCCGGCTGAATGGCGAGCTTGCGCCGTTCCGTATCCTGCACGGCACCGAGATGGAGATCCGTGCCGATGCGACCCTCGACTATCCCGATGACCTGCTGGCCCGGTTTGACGTCGTGGTGGCAAGCGTGCACACCGCCCGCGGGCAGTCGACCGAGCAGCTCACCCGTCGCACGCTGGCGGCGATCGACAACCCGAACGTCGACGTCATTGCACATCCCACCGGGCGAATCGTGAATCGCCGCGACCCGATCGCCCTCGATTGGCCGCGCGTCTTCGAGGCCGCGGCCCGCACCGGCACGGCGCTGGAGCTGAACGGCAGCCCCCGCCTTGATCTCGACGACGCCCTGGCTCGCGCGGCCGGCCAGGCGGGCGTGCGACTCACCCTGGCCAGCGATGCGCATCGCACCGAGGAGCTCGACCAGCTCCGCTACGCGGTCTCGGTCGCGCGACGCGCGTGGCTGACGCCCGCGCAGGTGGTCGGTACCCGCACCGCCGACGAGCTGCTGGAGCTGGTGGGATGA
- a CDS encoding PIG-L deacetylase family protein: protein MPDSERDELIKPLDRALVIFSHPDDAEFSAAATIAHLTASGTRVDYVVTTDGGKGTEDPTVTSAQLTATREAEQRAAADRLGVSEIVHLGYPDGYLTPSLDLRREIVRQIRRFRPELVIAQNPVRRQDGNPFIGHPDHLATGEATLAAVYPAARDRLNFPELIGEGLEPWKVRQVLVSGVEQPNLFVDVSQTFEVGLAALLCHASQIPDPAATEARVRVRATELGAPVGLPLANAFLSIVID, encoded by the coding sequence ATGCCCGATTCTGAACGCGACGAGCTGATCAAACCGCTCGACCGAGCCCTGGTGATCTTCAGCCACCCCGATGATGCCGAGTTCAGCGCAGCGGCGACCATCGCGCACCTGACGGCCTCCGGGACGCGCGTCGACTACGTTGTGACGACTGATGGCGGCAAGGGGACCGAAGACCCGACGGTGACATCGGCGCAGCTGACCGCCACCCGCGAGGCCGAGCAGCGAGCCGCCGCGGATCGGCTTGGCGTCTCTGAGATCGTTCACCTCGGCTACCCGGATGGATACCTAACGCCCAGCCTCGACCTGCGACGCGAAATCGTGCGGCAGATCCGGCGCTTCCGCCCTGAGCTGGTCATCGCCCAGAACCCGGTGCGGCGACAGGACGGGAACCCGTTCATCGGCCATCCGGACCATCTCGCCACCGGGGAGGCGACGCTGGCCGCGGTCTATCCCGCCGCGCGCGACCGTCTCAACTTCCCGGAGCTCATCGGTGAGGGCCTGGAGCCGTGGAAGGTGCGCCAGGTGCTGGTCTCCGGCGTGGAGCAGCCGAACCTTTTCGTCGACGTCTCCCAGACCTTCGAGGTCGGCCTGGCGGCGCTCCTCTGCCACGCGAGCCAGATTCCCGATCCGGCCGCGACCGAGGCGCGCGTCCGGGTGCGAGCCACGGAGCTTGGGGCGCCGGTTGGCCTGCCGCTCGCCAATGCCTTCCTCTCGATCGTGATCGACTGA